A genome region from Nocardiopsis exhalans includes the following:
- a CDS encoding tetratricopeptide repeat protein, with amino-acid sequence MTKCTSPGCQGQIEDGFCVVCGLAPVEPRPPVPQPGAGAPTGGPAPGPPGYQGPSGPQRPPGYQHPSGPQAAQHPSWPQPAQAPPGKQGPPAPRSAASGPQPAFGVPQQASHPGSGPQPSPASGPSSAGSGATDQWFSSSPSLRDPAGNDMSVHSHPMSSGNIRLSGRSGPGSIAGTVGSSRTGSSSSRGSKRGMLGLGMVQVPLVPARDPSEAIMTNPVVSEKNRFCGNCGEKVGRARGGQDGRTEGFCRQCGTQFSFTPKLAKGDMVGGQYEVLGCLAHGGLGWIYLARDRNVNDRWVVLKGLLNAGDAEAHKAAAAERAFLSEVEHPNIVKIINFSQHPDPRTGIPGGHIVMEYVGGKSLRELLVERREDGSGEEVLPVEQVIAYGLECLRALGYLHSKGLLYCDFKPDNVIQSEELIKLIDLGGVRRMDDTLSPVYTTPGYRVPEDELRGPGPTISADLYSVGRALAVLSFHFSFMRQHPHSIPPRNEVPLLQRYESYDRFLRRATNIEPESRFHDAGDMADQLTGVLREVLSEIEGTPHPAASALFGGETFTSGSDVGAHNADRMLSPPSPTEAAGLLPAPLIDPVDPAAQLLRSFAGMPPAELIPTLRAAQAPTPETLLMLARALITVGQHNEALDALQQFSSAVPGDWRTMWYLAVAELSTGSFQEARNHFDELYNHLPGEVAPKLGLALACERTGDLETAARQYATVWSTDHSYVSAAFGLARIRVAQGDRASAIQVLDTVPELSSLYIHAQTALIAALATGATDSADYVRAGERLGRIGLDSESADRLAARVLESALTWLRSGGSAPAGQRLLDGDLTEEGVRANLERRYRSLAHRASRTSERYELIDKANSLRPVTLL; translated from the coding sequence ATGACCAAGTGCACTTCTCCCGGCTGCCAGGGCCAGATCGAGGACGGCTTCTGTGTCGTGTGCGGTCTCGCCCCGGTGGAACCGCGGCCCCCTGTGCCCCAGCCGGGTGCCGGGGCGCCGACCGGCGGCCCGGCACCCGGACCCCCCGGCTACCAGGGCCCCTCGGGGCCCCAACGCCCGCCCGGGTACCAGCACCCTTCCGGCCCCCAGGCTGCCCAGCACCCCTCTTGGCCCCAGCCGGCCCAGGCGCCCCCGGGAAAGCAGGGACCACCCGCCCCGCGGTCTGCGGCCTCCGGACCCCAGCCCGCCTTCGGAGTGCCCCAGCAGGCGAGCCATCCGGGTTCGGGTCCGCAACCCTCCCCGGCCTCCGGTCCCTCCTCGGCCGGGAGCGGTGCCACCGACCAGTGGTTCTCCTCCAGCCCCTCCCTCCGGGACCCCGCGGGCAACGACATGTCCGTGCACTCCCACCCGATGAGCTCGGGCAACATCCGCCTGTCCGGCCGCTCCGGTCCGGGCAGCATCGCCGGGACCGTCGGCAGCTCGCGCACCGGGAGCAGCTCCAGCCGCGGTTCCAAGCGCGGCATGCTGGGCCTGGGCATGGTCCAGGTCCCGCTGGTCCCGGCCCGCGACCCCTCCGAAGCGATCATGACCAACCCGGTCGTGTCGGAGAAGAACCGCTTCTGCGGCAACTGCGGTGAGAAGGTCGGCCGGGCCCGCGGGGGCCAGGACGGCCGCACCGAGGGTTTCTGCCGCCAGTGCGGTACCCAGTTCTCGTTCACCCCCAAGCTGGCCAAGGGCGACATGGTCGGCGGTCAGTACGAGGTCCTGGGCTGCCTGGCCCACGGCGGGCTCGGCTGGATCTACCTGGCCAGGGACCGCAACGTCAACGACCGCTGGGTGGTCCTCAAGGGCCTGCTCAACGCCGGTGACGCCGAGGCGCACAAGGCCGCCGCGGCGGAGCGGGCCTTCCTCTCCGAGGTCGAGCACCCCAACATCGTCAAGATCATCAACTTCTCCCAGCACCCCGACCCGCGCACCGGAATCCCCGGCGGCCACATCGTCATGGAGTACGTGGGCGGCAAGTCGCTGCGGGAGCTGCTCGTCGAACGCCGGGAGGACGGCTCCGGGGAGGAGGTCCTCCCCGTCGAGCAGGTGATCGCCTACGGCCTGGAGTGCCTGCGCGCCCTCGGCTACCTGCACTCCAAGGGTCTGCTCTACTGCGACTTCAAGCCGGACAACGTCATCCAGAGCGAGGAGCTGATCAAGCTCATCGACCTCGGCGGCGTCCGGCGCATGGACGACACGCTCAGCCCCGTCTACACGACCCCCGGCTACCGGGTGCCCGAGGACGAGCTCCGGGGGCCGGGTCCCACGATCAGCGCCGACCTCTACTCCGTCGGCCGCGCCCTGGCGGTGCTCAGCTTCCACTTCAGCTTCATGCGCCAGCACCCGCACAGCATCCCGCCCCGGAACGAGGTGCCGCTGCTCCAGCGGTACGAGTCCTACGACCGCTTCCTGCGCCGGGCCACCAACATCGAACCCGAGTCGCGTTTCCACGACGCCGGGGACATGGCCGACCAGCTCACCGGGGTGCTCCGCGAGGTCCTCTCCGAGATCGAGGGCACCCCGCACCCGGCGGCCTCCGCGCTCTTCGGCGGGGAGACCTTCACCAGCGGCTCCGACGTGGGCGCGCACAACGCCGACCGCATGCTCAGCCCGCCCTCGCCCACCGAGGCCGCCGGGCTGCTGCCCGCCCCGCTCATCGACCCGGTCGACCCGGCCGCCCAACTCCTGCGCAGCTTCGCGGGCATGCCCCCGGCCGAGCTCATCCCGACCCTGCGCGCGGCCCAGGCGCCCACCCCCGAGACCCTGCTGATGCTCGCCCGGGCGCTGATCACGGTCGGCCAGCACAACGAGGCCCTGGACGCCCTCCAACAGTTCAGCTCGGCCGTCCCCGGCGACTGGCGGACCATGTGGTACCTCGCCGTGGCCGAACTCAGCACGGGCAGCTTCCAGGAGGCCCGGAACCACTTCGACGAGCTCTACAACCACCTCCCCGGGGAGGTGGCGCCCAAGCTCGGCCTGGCCCTGGCCTGCGAACGCACCGGAGACCTGGAGACGGCCGCCCGCCAGTACGCCACGGTGTGGTCCACCGACCACTCCTACGTGAGCGCGGCCTTCGGACTGGCCCGGATCAGAGTGGCCCAGGGTGACCGGGCCTCCGCCATCCAGGTCCTGGACACCGTCCCCGAGCTGTCGAGCCTGTACATCCACGCCCAGACCGCACTGATCGCCGCGCTCGCCACCGGCGCCACCGACAGCGCCGACTACGTGCGCGCCGGTGAACGGCTCGGCCGGATCGGCCTGGACAGCGAGTCCGCCGACCGGTTGGCCGCCCGGGTCCTCGAGTCCGCCCTGACCTGGCTCCGGTCGGGCGGCAGCGCCCCGGCCGGTCAGCGACTCCTGGACGGTGACCTCACCGAGGAGGGCGTCCGCGCCAACCTGGAGCGCCGCTACCGGTCCCTGGCACACCGGGCCAGCCGGACCTCGGAGCGCTACGAGCTCATCGACAAGGCGAACTCCCTACGCCCGGTGACACTCCTGTGA